In a genomic window of Ignavibacteria bacterium:
- a CDS encoding bifunctional folylpolyglutamate synthase/dihydrofolate synthase: MDLKPILDELFAMTFHAGIRPGLERITELCSHLDEPHLRYPVIHVAGTNGKGSTCSMLASILTHAGYKVGLYTSPHIRQFNERIRINGTMISDEDVARLARPLMDQAKSFGGTFFEVTTAMAFQYFAERRVEVAIIETGLGGRFDATNIVQPFLSIITQIDIDHTEYLGTTLPQIAGEKAGIIKQGAPVVIGHRSGIVVNGRPVPDIRDVFVRKAESANTPISFAEDTIYVEMDAIHPDLTMTVSVTNDADRKYYTTDLCGQHQTSNIATVIAALPAISELYFVEEPHIREGLLRVKSTSGLYGRCDLINVDPFTVIDVSHNPGGIAALRDTLIASGKTPNSMQVVFGAMSDKDVAGMIDAIAPLAHTLHLCSPALPRALAVEELLNLALSRGIMNAVAHSSVAHAYKAAIAHGPTVVCGSFHVIDEVMLMC, translated from the coding sequence ATGGACCTGAAACCCATTCTTGATGAATTGTTCGCGATGACGTTCCATGCCGGCATCAGACCCGGCTTGGAGCGCATCACGGAGCTGTGCTCGCACCTTGATGAACCACATCTGCGCTATCCCGTCATCCACGTTGCCGGCACAAATGGCAAGGGCTCTACCTGCTCCATGTTAGCCTCGATCCTCACCCACGCCGGGTACAAGGTTGGCCTCTACACCTCGCCGCACATCAGGCAGTTCAACGAACGTATTCGCATCAACGGTACAATGATCTCCGATGAGGACGTGGCTCGTCTGGCTCGCCCCTTAATGGACCAGGCAAAGTCGTTCGGTGGAACGTTCTTTGAGGTCACCACAGCAATGGCATTCCAATACTTTGCCGAGCGCAGAGTTGAGGTTGCGATCATTGAGACGGGGCTTGGCGGACGTTTTGATGCAACGAACATCGTACAGCCATTCCTGAGCATCATCACGCAGATCGATATCGACCACACGGAATACCTCGGCACAACACTTCCGCAGATCGCCGGCGAAAAGGCCGGGATCATCAAACAGGGGGCTCCTGTCGTGATCGGACATCGTTCCGGCATTGTGGTAAATGGACGGCCCGTTCCCGACATCCGAGATGTCTTCGTTCGTAAGGCAGAGTCCGCCAATACTCCGATCTCGTTCGCAGAAGACACGATCTATGTGGAAATGGATGCGATCCACCCCGACCTTACGATGACGGTGAGTGTTACGAATGACGCGGATCGCAAGTACTACACAACCGACCTCTGTGGTCAGCATCAAACGAGCAACATCGCCACAGTGATCGCTGCCCTGCCGGCCATCAGTGAACTGTACTTCGTCGAAGAGCCACACATACGAGAAGGACTGCTTCGCGTGAAGTCAACCTCTGGACTTTACGGACGATGCGACCTCATCAATGTAGATCCTTTCACAGTGATCGATGTATCGCACAATCCCGGAGGCATTGCTGCCCTGCGAGACACGCTCATCGCCTCCGGCAAAACGCCGAACAGCATGCAGGTGGTCTTTGGTGCGATGTCCGATAAGGACGTGGCTGGTATGATCGACGCCATCGCCCCGCTTGCACACACCCTACACCTATGCTCTCCTGCTCTCCCGCGCGCCCTTGCTGTGGAAGAGCTCCTCAACCTGGCCCTGTCACGAGGCATCATGAACGCCGTAGCCCATTCGAGCGTGGCTCACGCCTACAAGGCAGCAATAGCTCATGGCCCAACCGTTGTGTGCGGGAGTTTCCATGTGATCGATGAAGTCATGCTAATGTGCTAA
- the purH gene encoding bifunctional phosphoribosylaminoimidazolecarboxamide formyltransferase/IMP cyclohydrolase yields MTALLSVSDKTGILELARELHGLGVRIISTGGTAKAIADAGIPVTKVADITGFPEIMDGRVKTLHPKIHGGLLAVMDNEEHLRQMHEHGIEKIDLVFVNLYPFEQTVAREGASYDEIIENIDIGGPAMVRASAKNHRFTTIVVNPAHYNTVIDHLRSNNEVPLSFRQQLAMEAYSHTAHYDACISEYFAKHLHSGFLSETAVPLRADQHLRYGENPHQTAMLYGSFTTIFRQLHGKELSYNNILDIDAASKLCLEFDEPTVVIVKHNNPCGVGSGNDLVDAYRKAFATDTVSPFGGIIAVNRTVDLAYANEVHSLFAEVIIAPSFDEDALAVLTKKKDRRLMVVDTAKLRSSLAMDLRSVAGGYLAQHTDSILFNEADLRVVTAQTPTDEQRQAMLYAWKIAKHVKSNAIVYASHDRSLAIGAGQMSRIDSARIAVRKAQDASIDLTGCAVASDAFFPFADGLLQAAEAGASCVIQPGGSVRDEEVIAAANEKGLSMMFTGTRHFRH; encoded by the coding sequence ATGACCGCCCTCCTCTCCGTCTCCGACAAAACCGGCATACTTGAACTGGCTCGTGAACTTCATGGTTTAGGGGTTCGAATCATTTCTACAGGAGGCACGGCGAAGGCCATTGCCGATGCCGGCATTCCGGTGACAAAGGTTGCAGATATCACGGGATTCCCGGAGATCATGGATGGCAGAGTGAAGACGTTGCATCCGAAGATCCATGGCGGACTCCTTGCTGTGATGGATAATGAGGAACATCTGCGCCAAATGCATGAGCACGGCATTGAGAAGATCGACCTTGTGTTTGTGAATCTCTATCCGTTCGAGCAGACCGTTGCTCGAGAGGGGGCTTCGTACGACGAGATCATTGAGAACATCGACATCGGCGGTCCGGCCATGGTGCGCGCTTCTGCGAAGAATCATCGATTCACAACGATCGTTGTCAACCCGGCACACTACAACACAGTGATCGATCATCTGCGATCGAACAATGAAGTGCCCCTTTCATTCCGACAACAACTGGCAATGGAAGCGTACTCCCACACAGCTCATTACGACGCCTGTATTTCAGAGTACTTTGCCAAACACTTGCACTCTGGCTTTTTGTCGGAGACCGCAGTGCCATTACGTGCCGATCAGCACCTACGGTATGGAGAGAATCCGCATCAGACCGCAATGCTGTACGGATCGTTCACAACGATCTTCCGTCAGCTCCACGGCAAAGAACTTTCCTACAACAACATTCTCGATATCGATGCCGCATCAAAGCTGTGCCTTGAATTCGATGAGCCCACGGTTGTGATCGTCAAGCACAACAATCCATGTGGTGTTGGTTCCGGCAACGACCTGGTAGATGCCTATCGCAAGGCCTTTGCAACAGATACAGTGAGCCCGTTTGGAGGGATCATCGCCGTGAATCGCACGGTGGATCTCGCCTATGCCAACGAGGTACACTCTCTCTTTGCCGAGGTGATCATCGCACCTTCCTTCGATGAAGATGCGCTTGCAGTACTTACCAAGAAGAAGGATCGCCGCCTGATGGTGGTGGACACAGCAAAGCTTCGATCATCACTTGCGATGGATCTTCGGTCTGTTGCAGGGGGCTATCTGGCACAACACACGGATTCGATCCTCTTCAATGAGGCAGACCTTCGTGTTGTTACAGCACAGACACCAACGGACGAACAACGTCAAGCAATGCTCTACGCATGGAAGATCGCAAAACACGTTAAGAGCAATGCCATAGTGTATGCATCGCATGACCGCTCACTGGCCATTGGTGCCGGACAGATGTCGCGCATCGATTCCGCACGCATCGCTGTTCGCAAGGCGCAGGATGCCAGCATCGACCTGACGGGTTGCGCTGTTGCCTCTGACGCATTCTTCCCGTTCGCCGACGGATTGCTGCAGGCGGCAGAAGCCGGCGCATCATGCGTGATCCAGCCCGGCGGTTCGGTTCGCGATGAAGAAGTGATCGCAGCCGCCAACGAGAAGGGGCTTTCTATGATGTTCACCGGGACACGTCACTTCCGACATTAA
- the rpsA gene encoding 30S ribosomal protein S1, whose protein sequence is MNDAAFLQLFDTKVSTLKADDLVHGTVVSVTKDEILVDIGFKSLGVVPRAEFVGAELLAPGETVDVFVEKIEDGEGRLMLSRRRADFMKTWEEILKLAETQTVTPVRILRRIKGGMVVDLLGIEAFLPGSQIDVRPVRDFDAWVGRTIDVRVVKVNHPSENVVVSHKVLLEEQLTEQRGKILELLEKGLVLEGTVKAISDFGVFVDLGGVDGLVHITDLSWGRVAHPSEIVQLDQQVKVVVLDFDENRKRISLGMKQLTSHPWDQIGEKYEPGTKVRGKVVSLTDYGAFIEIEKGVEGLIHISEMSWTQHVKHPSQVVSLGQMVDAVVLNIDKGDRKLALGMKQLEPDPWNDLMAKYPIGSVHKGEVRNLTNFGVFIELEPGVDGLVHISDLSWTKKIRHPGEFVKKGDSIQVVVLAVDNEHRRISLGHKQISENPWDVFEGEFGVGTETEGKIVRLIDKGVIVEMPQGVDGFVPVSQLSFAPVRVIADFFNVGDNLPLKVVEFDKEQKKIVLSVVEYLRARGDEEVAKYNANHPVPNADKYNADGSANANTTIEDLEDSEPIAE, encoded by the coding sequence ATGAATGATGCAGCGTTCCTTCAGCTGTTCGACACCAAGGTGTCTACGCTCAAGGCAGACGATCTCGTTCACGGTACAGTGGTTTCGGTCACCAAGGACGAGATCCTTGTTGATATCGGTTTCAAGTCTCTCGGCGTTGTCCCACGCGCTGAATTCGTAGGCGCCGAACTTCTTGCCCCAGGCGAGACAGTAGACGTCTTCGTTGAGAAGATCGAAGACGGCGAAGGCCGCCTGATGCTCAGCCGCCGTCGCGCTGACTTCATGAAGACATGGGAAGAGATCCTCAAGCTTGCAGAAACGCAAACAGTCACTCCGGTTCGCATCCTTCGCCGCATCAAGGGCGGTATGGTTGTAGATCTTCTCGGGATCGAAGCGTTTCTTCCTGGCTCGCAGATCGACGTTCGTCCGGTACGCGACTTCGATGCATGGGTAGGCCGCACGATCGACGTACGCGTCGTGAAGGTTAACCACCCAAGTGAGAACGTTGTTGTCTCCCACAAGGTCCTCCTCGAAGAGCAACTCACGGAACAACGCGGCAAGATCCTCGAACTGCTCGAAAAGGGTCTCGTTCTCGAAGGTACCGTCAAGGCAATCTCGGACTTCGGTGTATTCGTCGACCTCGGCGGCGTGGACGGCCTCGTTCACATCACAGACCTTTCGTGGGGCCGCGTAGCTCATCCGAGCGAGATCGTTCAACTCGACCAACAGGTCAAGGTTGTTGTTCTCGATTTCGACGAGAACCGCAAGCGCATTTCCCTTGGCATGAAGCAGCTCACGTCGCACCCATGGGACCAGATCGGCGAGAAGTACGAGCCGGGCACAAAGGTTCGCGGAAAGGTTGTCTCCCTTACGGACTACGGTGCATTCATCGAGATCGAAAAGGGCGTGGAAGGCCTCATCCACATCAGCGAAATGAGCTGGACGCAACACGTCAAGCACCCATCACAAGTGGTTTCGCTTGGTCAAATGGTTGACGCCGTTGTCCTCAACATCGATAAGGGCGATCGCAAGCTTGCCCTCGGCATGAAGCAACTCGAGCCGGATCCATGGAACGATCTCATGGCCAAGTATCCTATCGGATCGGTCCATAAGGGTGAAGTTCGCAACCTGACGAACTTCGGCGTCTTCATCGAACTCGAACCAGGCGTTGATGGCCTCGTGCACATCAGTGACCTCTCGTGGACGAAGAAGATCCGTCACCCGGGTGAGTTCGTGAAGAAGGGCGACAGCATTCAAGTTGTTGTTCTTGCCGTCGATAACGAGCATCGTCGTATCTCCCTTGGTCACAAGCAGATCAGCGAAAACCCATGGGATGTGTTTGAAGGTGAATTCGGCGTTGGTACTGAGACAGAAGGCAAGATCGTCCGTCTCATCGACAAGGGTGTCATCGTCGAAATGCCGCAAGGCGTAGATGGCTTCGTCCCTGTCTCCCAACTCTCCTTCGCTCCTGTCCGCGTCATCGCCGACTTCTTCAACGTTGGAGACAATCTCCCGTTGAAGGTTGTTGAGTTCGACAAGGAACAGAAGAAGATCGTTCTCTCTGTAGTTGAATACCTCCGCGCACGCGGCGACGAAGAAGTGGCGAAGTATAACGCCAACCATCCCGTCCCGAATGCCGACAAGTACAACGCAGATGGATCGGCCAACGCAAACACAACGATCGAAGACCTGGAAGACAGCGAACCGATCGCAGAATAA
- a CDS encoding AAA family ATPase produces the protein MKRQTPKQLLPSDLRWKCAPSSLPFKTSTKELKPLGRIVGQERAIEALELGARLRSQGYNIWASGVVGTGRMTTVRQILDDLKHQKVTLHDFAYVNNFRQPEAPVLLRFSAGEGRVFTRMIDEALTVVRRRIPQLFEEEQFQSERKEIIQRYQAREKKLLAEFDTKIRPTGFVVGQLQEEDGTSRTEIFPLIDGKPVAIEELDTLVQEGKMAVEKAQALNDAYATHRDELTEIGRRSMRVMVDFRKELSKHDQAAVGVLLKSIFEDIRGSFPRDRVTEFLNGITTHILERLEDYVRVYQAKQAGVVDEATEELARQLERMTSVNLIVDNYDAKVAPIIVETVPTYTSLFGTIERRVDARGFAVSDFTHIRAGALLRADGGYIVLNAMDVLVDPNIWMSLKKVMLYGRLDIQSLDSQFQLNNLKPDYINIDVKIILLGDPAVYLAMWAADEDFHKMFKVHAEFDAETKRSTEMIRHYCSFISQISTEEKLLHCDRGAAAAIIEWAVAFTESKKKITLQFSYAADLLREASHFAQQKKARIIRAEHVKHAISMRHRRSNRADEAIRETIAKGTLLIDVKGSRVGQINGLTVYSSGIVSFGKPARITATVSAGNAGIINIEREVQMSGPIHSKGVLILSGLLRSLFSRAQSISFSASIAFEQSYGGVDGDSASAAEIIALLSAISNVPVRQDRAITGSINQKGDIQAVGGLNEKITGFFEVCKDRGLTGKQGIVMPIQNVDDLMLSDELIDAVKNGKFSIYPVSRLEEAVELMMELPAGKIGKDGKFPANTVFAKVQSNLDVLHEASRTR, from the coding sequence ATGAAACGTCAAACGCCTAAACAACTACTACCTTCCGACCTTCGTTGGAAGTGTGCTCCGTCGTCCTTGCCATTTAAGACGTCGACAAAGGAACTCAAGCCCCTTGGTAGGATCGTAGGACAAGAACGTGCCATTGAAGCACTAGAGTTGGGCGCTCGCCTGAGAAGTCAGGGCTATAACATCTGGGCATCGGGCGTTGTAGGTACGGGGCGAATGACAACCGTACGGCAGATCCTGGATGACCTCAAGCATCAGAAGGTAACGCTGCATGACTTTGCCTACGTCAACAACTTCCGTCAGCCTGAAGCTCCTGTCCTGCTTCGATTCTCAGCCGGTGAAGGACGCGTCTTCACACGCATGATCGACGAGGCACTCACAGTGGTCCGACGTCGGATCCCGCAATTGTTTGAAGAAGAGCAGTTCCAATCTGAGCGGAAGGAGATCATCCAACGATATCAAGCTCGAGAGAAGAAACTGTTGGCGGAATTCGATACCAAGATCCGGCCAACAGGATTTGTTGTTGGTCAATTGCAGGAAGAAGACGGAACCTCGCGAACAGAGATCTTTCCGCTGATCGACGGGAAACCGGTGGCTATTGAAGAGCTGGATACTCTTGTGCAAGAGGGGAAGATGGCGGTGGAGAAGGCTCAGGCTCTCAATGATGCTTATGCCACCCATCGCGATGAGCTCACAGAGATCGGACGACGATCGATGCGCGTGATGGTTGACTTCCGCAAGGAGCTATCGAAGCACGATCAAGCTGCTGTTGGTGTACTGTTGAAATCGATCTTCGAAGATATCCGTGGCAGTTTCCCTCGTGATCGCGTAACGGAGTTCCTCAACGGTATCACAACGCACATTCTTGAGCGACTTGAAGATTACGTTCGTGTATACCAAGCAAAACAGGCCGGTGTTGTTGATGAAGCAACAGAAGAGCTGGCCCGACAACTTGAGCGAATGACATCTGTGAACCTCATCGTAGACAACTACGATGCCAAGGTCGCCCCGATCATCGTTGAAACCGTTCCAACGTATACGTCGCTCTTTGGCACTATTGAACGTCGCGTTGATGCGCGTGGGTTCGCTGTGAGCGACTTCACGCATATCCGCGCCGGAGCCCTACTCAGAGCCGATGGCGGTTACATCGTGCTCAATGCCATGGACGTCTTGGTTGACCCCAACATATGGATGTCTCTGAAGAAGGTGATGCTGTATGGTCGACTCGACATCCAATCGCTCGACTCGCAATTCCAGCTCAACAACCTCAAGCCGGACTACATCAACATTGATGTGAAGATCATTCTTCTTGGAGACCCTGCTGTATACCTGGCAATGTGGGCTGCAGATGAAGACTTCCACAAGATGTTCAAGGTCCATGCTGAGTTTGATGCGGAGACGAAACGATCCACGGAGATGATCAGGCACTACTGCTCCTTCATCTCACAGATCTCAACGGAAGAGAAACTCCTGCACTGTGATCGCGGTGCTGCCGCTGCCATCATCGAATGGGCCGTTGCATTCACCGAGTCCAAGAAGAAGATCACTCTTCAATTCAGCTATGCGGCTGATCTTCTGCGCGAGGCCTCGCACTTTGCACAGCAGAAGAAAGCGCGGATCATTCGCGCAGAACACGTCAAACATGCTATCTCGATGCGTCATCGCAGGAGTAATCGTGCAGACGAAGCCATCCGCGAGACCATCGCAAAGGGAACCCTCCTCATCGACGTAAAGGGTTCGCGCGTAGGTCAGATCAATGGTCTCACCGTGTATAGCAGCGGTATTGTGTCCTTCGGGAAGCCGGCGCGTATCACAGCCACAGTAAGCGCTGGCAATGCCGGCATCATCAACATTGAGCGCGAAGTTCAAATGAGCGGACCCATCCACTCAAAGGGTGTTCTCATTCTTTCCGGTCTGCTTCGATCATTATTCTCGCGTGCACAGTCGATCTCCTTCTCGGCCAGTATTGCTTTTGAGCAATCGTACGGAGGTGTGGACGGAGACAGTGCATCGGCTGCTGAGATCATTGCCCTTCTAAGTGCCATCTCCAACGTTCCTGTCCGACAGGACAGAGCTATCACCGGATCGATCAATCAAAAGGGTGACATTCAGGCGGTGGGCGGATTGAATGAAAAGATCACCGGCTTCTTTGAGGTTTGTAAGGATAGGGGGCTTACCGGCAAACAAGGTATCGTGATGCCGATCCAGAACGTGGATGACCTTATGCTGTCGGACGAGCTGATCGATGCTGTAAAGAATGGCAAGTTCTCCATCTATCCAGTCTCTCGACTCGAAGAAGCCGTTGAGCTTATGATGGAACTCCCTGCAGGAAAGATCGGCAAGGATGGCAAGTTCCCGGCCAACACGGTGTTTGCCAAGGTGCAGTCCAACCTCGACGTTCTGCACGAAGCCTCACGCACGCGATAA